One Cyclopterus lumpus isolate fCycLum1 chromosome 7, fCycLum1.pri, whole genome shotgun sequence DNA window includes the following coding sequences:
- the LOC117733869 gene encoding epithelial membrane protein 3-like: MAYLLMFVTLLHLITLAILFIATMEKSWWVWDGMENSDLWYNCRFDNFTETWLCASSKETDWLKAVQVLMVLSVVFSSVSFLVFLGQLFTMSKGGLFYFTGLCQVFAGLAAFSAALIYTLHKKEILQDSRELTSGHFGYCFILAWVCVPLLLCSGVIYIHLRKKE; the protein is encoded by the exons ATGGCATACCTGCTTATGTTTGTGACCCTGCTGCATCTCATCACACTGGCAATTCTGTTCATTGCTACTATGGAGAAG TCCTGGTGGGTGTGGGATGGCATGGAGAACTCCGACCTATGGTACAACTGTAGGTTTGACAACTTCACGGAAACCTGGTTGTGTGCATCCTCCAAAGAAACTG ATTGGCTTAAGGCAGTGCAGGTCCTGATGGTTCTCTCGGTGGtcttctcctctgtgtccttctTGGTGTTCCTGGGTCAACTATTCACCATGTCTAAGGGTGGACTCTTCTACTTCACTGGGCTGTGTCAAGTCTTTGCAG ggCTGGCCGCCTTTTCTGCAGCTCTCATTTATACATTACACAAAAAGGAAATCCTTCAAGACTCCAGAGAACTGACATCCGGACACTTTGGCTACTGCTTCATCCTGGCTTGGGTGTGTGTCCCCTTGTTGCTGTGTAGTGGGGTCATATACATCCACTTGCGTAAGAAAGAATGA